The following are encoded together in the Desulfoplanes formicivorans genome:
- a CDS encoding ComEA family DNA-binding protein, which produces MPSIKCRIAALFLVFSLMYVGLGTGLCMDKVNINTATEQQLADLPGIGPAIAKRIVTYRKDHPFKQIEDIMQVKGIGPKIFQKIKGLIKV; this is translated from the coding sequence ATGCCATCAATCAAATGCAGAATCGCGGCCCTGTTTCTGGTATTCTCATTGATGTATGTCGGCCTGGGAACGGGCTTGTGCATGGACAAGGTCAACATCAACACGGCCACGGAACAGCAATTGGCTGATCTGCCCGGAATAGGACCGGCCATCGCCAAACGGATCGTGACCTATCGCAAGGATCACCCCTTCAAACAGATTGAAGACATCATGCAGGTCAAGGGAATCGGCCCCAAAATCTTTCAAAAGATCAAGGGGCTGATCAAGGTTTGA
- a CDS encoding YifB family Mg chelatase-like AAA ATPase: MIARVETTALLGIDAFTVDLEVDLARSGMPAFCMVGLAEGAVRESKERVFSALKNSGFKLPPSRITVNLAPADVRKEGSGYDLPLALGLLAGAGEIPEHALRGYYMAGELSLSGELRPVTGILPMAIKARDMQAKALFVPRQNAAEAAVVKGLTVLPLDSLSQSIRFFLGETTIEPASSDLDSLWALREEHHVDFSEVKGQEHAKRAIEIAAAGAHNLLFLGPPGSGKTMLAKRIPTVLPPLGFDEALEVTKIYSVAGHLKSDPMIVSRPFRSPHHTISDAGLIGGGQYPKPGEVSLAHRGVLFLDELPEFKKHVLEVLRQPLEDGHVTISRAAVSLSYPADFMLVAAMNPCPCGYLGDERHPCICTPSQIQRYRSRLSGPLLDRIDLQVEVPAVPYKELRQNTGSLDSATMRTRIGAARAIQAHRYQDTPLLTNAQLSGKWLQQFCPLGDTEHAFLESAVKRLGLSARAFTRILRIARTIADLSGDHAINIHHLAEAINYRSLDRQNESF; the protein is encoded by the coding sequence ATGATCGCCAGGGTTGAAACAACAGCCCTTTTGGGCATAGACGCTTTTACGGTCGACCTTGAGGTGGACCTGGCCAGAAGCGGCATGCCAGCCTTCTGCATGGTCGGTCTTGCCGAAGGAGCCGTGCGCGAGAGCAAGGAACGGGTTTTTTCCGCCCTCAAGAACAGCGGCTTCAAGCTGCCGCCATCGCGAATTACCGTCAATCTCGCACCGGCAGACGTGCGCAAGGAAGGAAGTGGTTATGACCTGCCCCTGGCTCTCGGCCTTTTGGCCGGTGCAGGTGAAATCCCTGAACATGCGCTGCGAGGATACTACATGGCGGGTGAGCTTTCCCTGAGTGGTGAGCTCCGGCCGGTCACAGGCATCCTGCCCATGGCCATCAAGGCTCGGGACATGCAGGCCAAGGCCCTGTTCGTTCCCCGGCAAAACGCGGCTGAAGCCGCCGTGGTCAAGGGGCTGACGGTTTTACCCCTGGATTCCCTGTCCCAGTCCATCCGGTTTTTCCTGGGTGAAACAACCATTGAACCGGCAAGCAGCGACCTCGATTCCCTCTGGGCCCTGCGTGAAGAGCATCACGTGGACTTTTCAGAGGTCAAGGGCCAGGAACATGCCAAACGGGCCATTGAAATCGCAGCAGCAGGCGCGCACAATCTCCTGTTTCTCGGACCTCCCGGCAGCGGCAAGACCATGCTGGCCAAGCGCATTCCCACGGTTCTTCCTCCCCTTGGATTTGACGAGGCCCTGGAAGTGACCAAAATCTACAGTGTGGCGGGTCATCTCAAATCAGACCCCATGATTGTATCTCGCCCCTTTAGATCTCCCCACCACACCATTTCCGACGCAGGACTCATTGGCGGCGGTCAGTACCCCAAACCCGGTGAAGTCTCCCTGGCCCATCGGGGCGTCCTCTTTCTGGACGAATTGCCCGAATTCAAAAAACACGTTCTCGAAGTACTCAGGCAGCCCCTTGAAGACGGCCATGTCACCATTTCCCGCGCAGCAGTCTCTTTGTCCTACCCGGCCGACTTCATGCTCGTTGCAGCCATGAATCCCTGCCCATGTGGCTACCTGGGCGATGAACGGCATCCCTGCATCTGCACCCCGAGCCAGATTCAGCGATACAGATCCCGTCTCTCCGGTCCACTTCTGGATCGCATCGACCTGCAGGTGGAGGTCCCGGCCGTACCATACAAGGAACTTCGTCAAAATACAGGTTCGCTTGATTCGGCCACCATGCGCACCCGCATTGGGGCAGCACGGGCTATCCAGGCCCATCGCTATCAGGACACCCCCCTGCTGACCAATGCCCAACTTTCCGGCAAATGGCTCCAGCAGTTCTGCCCGTTGGGAGACACTGAACACGCATTTCTCGAATCCGCTGTCAAACGACTGGGTCTTTCTGCCCGGGCATTCACACGCATTCTTCGCATCGCCCGAACCATTGCCGATCTCTCGGGCGACCACGCCATCAACATCCATCACCTGGCCGAAGCGATCAACTACCGCTCCCTTGACCGCCAAAACGAATCATTCTGA
- the lepB gene encoding signal peptidase I: protein MEPRWQTILKEYAEALIIAFILAFIIRSFVVQAFKIPSGSMLQTLQIGDHLLVNKFIYGIRIPFTDIVLARFSDPQFKDIIVFEFPEDPSKDFIKRVIGTPGDVLEMRNKVLYRNGERLNEPYVQHVQNDFSPVRDNFGPITVPADKYFVMGDNRDESYDSRFWGYVDRDKIEGKAMILYWSWEGFSNIRWNRIGKMVE, encoded by the coding sequence ATGGAACCACGCTGGCAAACCATCTTGAAAGAGTACGCCGAAGCACTTATCATCGCCTTTATTCTGGCCTTCATCATCAGATCTTTCGTGGTCCAGGCCTTTAAAATCCCCTCGGGGTCCATGCTCCAGACCCTGCAGATAGGGGATCATCTCCTGGTCAACAAGTTTATATACGGCATCAGGATTCCCTTTACCGATATTGTCCTGGCCCGTTTTTCCGACCCCCAGTTCAAGGATATCATTGTGTTCGAATTTCCTGAAGATCCTTCCAAGGATTTTATCAAGCGCGTCATTGGAACCCCCGGCGACGTTTTGGAAATGCGCAACAAGGTTCTCTACCGAAACGGGGAAAGGCTGAACGAACCGTATGTCCAACACGTGCAAAACGACTTCAGCCCGGTCCGGGACAATTTTGGTCCCATCACCGTTCCTGCCGACAAATATTTTGTCATGGGAGACAATCGTGATGAATCCTATGACTCCCGATTCTGGGGATACGTGGACCGGGACAAAATAGAAGGAAAAGCCATGATCCTGTACTGGTCCTGGGAAGGATTCTCAAATATTCGCTGGAACCGGATCGGCAAAATGGTCGAGTAG